From the genome of Astatotilapia calliptera chromosome 3, fAstCal1.2, whole genome shotgun sequence:
CCACCCAGGTGCGAGCGCGtgcgtgtatttgtgtgtgtgtgtgtgtgtgtgtgtgtgtgtgtgtgtgtgttttcagcacTGGACAAAACATTTTGTCATATATTCACACCTATATATACTGAGGGTGACAGGTCGTGCCACAGGAACGGGACAAGGAGTGTTAGCGCTGACCTTCGGGCGGGTGTGGGGAACGGACGGACACTCCAGTgaaaggggagggagggggatgcacacacacacacacacacacgtttctgCTGTCGCACCGCAGCTGATGTGGCGGGACAGCACAAGAGGTCTCCATTCATCGTTTCTCACACCGACGACACTTTGGTCAAATGTGTGTCGCCTCTATGAAGAGACAAGACAAAAGCGCACACGCACTTGTACACATTGACGAAAAACATCAATTcacttaaaaaacacacacacatacccaagcagaatacacacaaacacacacacacacagcacagttgTTGCAGTCCCAGCTGCTCCCATAATGAAgggcttttctttccaaaaaaaaaaagctgtctctctTCCCATTTAGCCCCTCCCTGCACCATAATTAGTGGTCATCACTGCCGCCGAAGGAGAATAGTGGTCTTTAAGCACAACCTGTCTTCGCCTGACACCTTTATGTTTTGCCGAGCATATAGCAATTGTCGCTTTTGTGCGCAGCCTCCTCCATTTACTGGACAGGCGCACAATGGGCTTCCTCACAGGGGTCCTTACCTGTGAAAAGGACCCCCGACTCTCCACACAATTCAGCCCCTTTACTCTCAATTCATGGTAAAAGACCCCCCTGCGCTGAATGCCTCTTGTGTGCACCACtatttgtctgttttcatgtgttttgaaaacaacaaccattcacacctctCCTGTGTGATGCACGGTGGTATAATGATGCGGGGGCCTCAAACAGGAAACGatttggagctttttttttttctgtgtgtgcttcTTTGTTCCTTTGTGTTGCAGTGTGTGTGctcggggtgtgtgtgtgtgtttgtatgtatgaAATAATTGTGCTAATTGCTGTGCGAAAATTGGTCTCTGCTAAAGGGAGCCCACAGATTGAAGCGGTGTAATTTGCAGCGCGGAGCCTCGTGCTGCATGCTCTGACACCAAGCTGCTGCTTCAGTTTGTCCCGAtagtaaaaacacagaaatgaaaaccTCATTTTCTTACACTTCCTGTTCTCTGATCACGGACCtgctctcaaaaaaaaaaatctagaaaaTCTATCAGAGAGACGCCCATTATAAGCAGAGTGCACCGAGGTCACGTCCCTTGTATTGTTTTGAGGGGAATTAAAGGGTATTAGGGGCAGTTACACACAAAATAACACGTAGCAGGTTTTCTTAGCTGGTTTTATTTTAGATCTGGCTATTTGTGTCATTTAAATTAACCATCACCACCACACCAGACCATCTCTAAGGTTATAATTATCTCTGTCAGGATACTTCTTTAGGTGtggtcagctttttttttttttttttttttgtgtcacagTGTTTTGGTTGGGGAACACATTACAAGACTATGTGGACAAAGTACTGTGCCACCTACAGATGATATCAacagcagctgctcagctgtGGACCCCCATGTCAGGAAATGACATGGGGgtcatgtaatgtaatgtaatgacaTCTCGGTTTTGATGTCATTGTTGTTCTTTTCCCGTTGatcatgttttgtttcctgcctTTCTTTGTCCTACAtgcttccacttcctgttttactttggcaaCTGCTTTTCCTTGCGCATCTCCCGTGCCTTGATTtcctgtctctgtcttctctctgAATGACTGATCCTTCCTGTGTCTAATTCAACAGTCTGTGTGCATTAGAGGCGAGCTCCtcgatccaaatatcgatagCACCGATACCAATGTTGGTATTGGTATTCGATCGATACCAGCACGACACAATTGTGCTAATTGTTGTGGAAAATTTAATGGTCATAAATATGTGTTCAGAATTAGCATCCAGCTCAAAAATCATGACAAACTGCTCTGTCCTACATAAGCTGTCTTTACGGTACTGTTATCGGTATTGGTATCAGCAATCCTGGCtttgtatttactttgtatCAGATCAATAGTAACATTTGCAGTATTGCGATGCACGATCATTCTGCACTTCTTTTGGCTACACATGTGCATTACTTCTCTTAACCACTTATCCAAGTTAGTGATAGAGGAGCTTGAGGATCACAGGGGCCCAGCTCACCCTGACCAGGCTGCTGGTTTGTCACATGGtcaacacagaaagacacacctGCAGCCAATTtgcaatcaccagttaacctaatgcTCATATTGCTGGAGACGAGAGGAAACCAGAAAAACAACTGGCACATGGAAAATGTTTGAATACACGAAAGCTCCAGCCATTCAGAAGGTTCAAACCAAGAAGCCtcttgctgtgagacaacagtGCTAACTGCGCCTCCCTTATTGGTTCGAAAACTAATCAAATCTGCTCAAACCCAGCATTTTGCCTATATAACTGTGTGCACAACTAGCACAACATTAACACATGTCACAAACGCCTGTGCAAAAGAGCAAAAGGTTTGTTTAGAGCACTCTGCTGATTGAAGAGATCTACACAGCAATGATTAAGCACAGCTGGTGTATTCATTTTCCACAGCAGAGAAGAAAGAAGCACATTTTCCAAACGATTCAAGGCAaagtctgacattttttttttgtcacaatgCGAGAACAATGATGCTTTGTCTCACAGAAAAATAATCCTGTTCGCATTGCCGCTACTCTTCAGTGAAGCCGATGAGTAATACGTAACAAAGCTTCCAAGTCATTGTTCAGTCAAATGCTGATTTGACAACCACCTGCTGGGAGACAATCAGCAACCAGTCCTTTAGATCTCACTTCATCTTTCCTCTAATTATGGTTCATTGTCAGTGatgtatttcttttccattttcttagaaacaaagaaTCCAAATATGTGTTGAAATTGTCAAAGCTCCATTtgtttctcccccccccccccccatcagaTGATCCTGGAGCAGAAGGCGGCCCAGGCCTCAGAGACAGACCTGAAAATGCAGGTGCAGCTGGAGCAGGCACTGCAACAGATATCCCAACTTAGCACAGCCCTGTGTGACATACAACTCTACTACCAGGACCGGGTGGGTAAACGTGATCACTGAGAGTGTCACGATAACAGAACATAGTGGAAATAACTGATATCTTCATCATGCCTCTGCTCTCCTGTGATCAGTTAAAACAGAGCCAGAGTGCTGTGGAGGAGAGCAGTGCCCTCTCTGAGCTGCAGAACCTGAGAGAGCAGCTGGAGAAGagcgaggaggagaggaagacttTAGAAACTCAGCTATCTGACGCTAACAGCTTGGTCGCCCGGCTCCAGGAAGAAGGTACTCCCTTGTACCTGAAGATACGACCTTATCACAACAAAATAACTGTACATGACatggaatacattttagaaAAGTCTTCTGATGTCTTAGAAATATTCAGGTTCTCTTGAAGCAGTGATTGGAGGTCATCACCTTCAAACGGATGTGCAACCAGTGATTCGCTTCCAGCGTGCCCCTGTGCCTCATCAGTTTGAGCACCGGTGCATTAAAGAGACTTTTAATCAGCTCATCCATATCAGCTTTTGTTATTTCCCATTCTCTattctctttctttttagtGAAAGAGTTACAACAGACACTCAACAGCGATGATAAAAGTGATGAACCAGGAGAGAAAGCCATTCCTGACTTCGTTCCActgtctcctctccctcctccgcctcctccacctcctccgccTCCCACTACTGTTACCAAGTATGAAAAACATAAGCCATAGCTTCGTCTACTACTAAGAATACAAGTCTAAGTTTCACAGGATGGTTTCAGATATTGAATGCACATCAGCTGAGTTAAGTTGGTTGTGATTATTCTGGTGAGGATgatgttttaatattaaatgtCCATATGTAAAACTCAATGGTCGACTGATTTCAGAGACATAATCCCTTTCTCTGCCTCCCGCTAGCTTTAAGGATTTCCTGAAGAGCAGGAAGAAACATGGTGCCAAGGCTGCTGATGATTTAAACAGTACGTCTAACCACACGCAACATAACCTTCAGCatctaataaatatatgtacaatatataatagtgtatgcatttctggatgtgtatactaaatattttcctacgtgtgtgtgtgtgtgtgtgtgtgtgtgtgtgtgtgtatacacatttttacaaattaaatagtaaaaaaataaaataaaataataataataataataataataataataataaaatatataaaatatacagagttgaatatgtgcaaaacaagtggcatttatatacagtatgtagtgcataatgttgaagttccagtagtgaagctgaggtgtctatgaagtgttcagcagtctgatggcctggtggaagaagctgtctctcagtctgctggtacgggaccggatgctgcagaacctccttcctgatggaagcagtctgaacagtttatggctggggtgactggagtccttgatgatcctccccgctttcctcaggcaccgcttcctgtagatgtcttggagggagggaagctcacctccaattatccgttcagagcaccgcactactcgctggagagctttgcagttgtaggcagtgctgttgccataccaggtggtgatgcatccagtgaggatgctctcaatggcacagcgatagaaggtcctgaggatgcgggggctcatgccgaatcttttcagtctcctgagaaagaagaggcgctgctgggccttcttcactgttttgtttatgtgtactgaccacgtaagatcctcagccaggtgtacgccaaggaaccggaagctgctcactctctccacagcagcgccgttgatggtgatgggggtgtgtacttctctgcacctccggaagtccactatcaactcctttgtctttgcgacgttgagggtgagatggttgtcttgacaccagtgggtcagggcgctgacctcctccctgtaagccgtctcatcaccgttggtgataagacccaccactgtagtgtcgtccgcaaacttcacaatgatgttggagctgttagtggctgtgcagtcgtaggtgtagagtgagtacaggagagggctcagtacacacccctgtggagcaccagtgttcagtgtgatgggggatgaggtgatgctgcccagtctgaccacctggcgtctgtcagacaggaagctaaggatccagctgcagagggagctgctcagtcctagatcctgcagtttcctgtccagcttcgagggaacgatggtattgaatgctgagctgtaatctacaaacagcatcctcacatacgtgtctctcttctccaggtgtgacagggcagtgtgtagtgtcagggctatggcatcatcagtggacctgttgtggcggtatgcaaactgtagagggtccagtgagtcgggtagtgcagagcagatgaagtccctgaccagcttctcgaagcatttgcttacgatgggggtcagggctacaggtcgccagtcgttcaatgaggagatggtggaggatttgggtacagggacgatggtggccattttgaagcaggctgggactacagacagagagagggaaaggttgaagatgtgcgtgaacactccagccaactgagccgcgcatgacttgaggacgcggccgggaatcccgtccggaccagtagctttgcgtgcgttcaccttcctgaagcacttccgcacatcctcctcagacacagtgtgcgcactgacgtcatccgcagtgcgcacactgtccggtctcatggtgttcgctgtgtcgaatctagcgtagaatacgtttagatcctcatacagagaggccgtggtctgcggtgtgctggttttccctctaaagtctgtgatcgtgtttagtccctgccacatactccgagggttgtcaaactgttgttccaccctgtccctgtactcacgtttggctgctgaAGCACTGAGATTTAACAGGGACTCTGCTTTAATCTTAGATTATCGACGAGATCCCTCATCTTGATATATGTCCTGTGTTCCTGGAAAGCATCTTAATTTTTTCAGGCAGTAATTCTACAGCATCTCTTCTTTGCATAAAACATTTGATggaacaaacatacaaaacacgCAAATATACACAGACCCCTGACAGTGCAGTAAATAGCACAGATTATGTCTTCATCATGACACCTGTTAGTAGGTGGGAAATATTTGGGTGCAAGTGAACATTTTACCATGAAAGTTGATGCTAGAAGCAGAAAAAATGGGCAAGCGTATGGATTTGAGTGATTTTGACTCACTGTGATGGCTAGATGACTGGGtcacaacatctctaaaattgcAGCTCTCGTGGGGTGTTCAGAGACTCCCGTGGTCAGTGTCTATCAAAAGCTGTCCAAGGAACAGCGGTGATGCGGTGACGGGCTCATGGATGGCCAAGGCTCATTGATTCACATTGAGCGAAGGCTGACCTGTGTGGTCTAAACAGACGAGCTACTGTAGCTcaaattgctgaaaatgttctgATAGAAAGAGAGCATCACAATTTGTTGAGTATGGTCCGCAAAGCCACAGACCAGTCAGGGTGTCCATGCTGACCCATGTCCACCTCTGAAAGTACCAACAATGGGCATGTGAGCATCAGAACTGGAGCATGGAGCAATGAAAGAAAGTGGCCTGATTTGagaaatcacattttctttcacatCACATGGATGGCCAGTTGTGTGCATCAGTTACCTGGGGAACACCAGGCACCAGGATGCACTATGGGAAGAAAGCAAGTTGGCGGAAGCAGTGTGATGCACTGGGCAATGTTCTGCTGGAAGACCTCAGGTCCTGTCATCTATGTGAATGTTACTTTGAAATGTACCACCTACCTAAGCATTGTTGCAGACCATGTTCACCCTTTCATGTTAACAGAACTCCCTGATGGCTGTGACCACTTTCAACAGGATAATCTGTcctgccacaaagcaaaaatgatcCAGGAACggtttgaggagcacaacaacgagtttgaggtgttgacttggcCTCCAAATTCCTTAGATGTCAATCCAATCGggcatctgtgggatgtgctggacaaacaagtccATGGGGGcctcaaatcactttttacagGACTTGTGAGATCTGTTGCTAACACAGCTACAGGGTCTAGTGGAGGCCCTGCCTTgatgggtcaggactgttttggCATCAAAAGGAGAATATTAGGCAGGCGGTCATAATGTTATACCTAAATAGTGGAAGTTGTCAAAATAGGGACAATACAccacactgatttaaaaaaactgtcatAGAAGACTAAGAAAGCAATCTCAGCACCaatattcattttcattacttAAGAAGCAGCTCCCTTGTTGGACATGAAGGCAAGAGCAGTGGATGAAATGATGGAGAGAATAAAGAAAGGCATCGTCCTGAGACCTATGAAGAGAATACAGGTAGAAAAATCGCACTGTGAATTGACATTTGATATATGAGTGTTTTCCAAAGAAACTGATAAAAAAGCATAGCCtgcagaaataaatataaactcTGTCTCATAACCATCTAACTTCTTCCCACAGGAGGACGACAGTTCCTGGAAGGTCAGTTATCCCGCCGTTCttcattttctgttataacaTAGCTGTGATCTGTGTCAGtgacagatatttgtttttttgcaatccACACTTTTCTTACAGGACCAGAAAAGTGACAACAGAAAGTCAGCCATCCTGGAGTTGAAAGGAATGCTGGTAATAACTATAAAATCAAATTTCACTGTGGGCTGAAAGTCACATCTGTgttgcaaaagagaaaaaaaaaaccttacagCCGTGAGCGATGCATGGCAGCTTGATCTGCTGTGTTTGATCCATCTTTAACTATTTAATACATCAGGACAACATGAAGCGTCAGCACCTCCGCAGAGTGCCATCCAGGAGGGGAACTGGCCGAAATGTGGGCGAAGCAGAGCTCCTGATGGTGCtccagaggaggagaagagcaaTGGGAGACAATCAGGAACCACCACCCTCAAATCAACCACAGGGTACGCTGACAAGCATGGTGTTTTCTTAACCATATACTATACCTGTACCTTCACAGTGTGACGCTGGCTAATTATAAATGGCCTGTCTGCCATTGATACATGAATGATTCATGCTTAATTAAGGCTTCAAAGAACAGAGAGTGATTTTACAACActtgtttttggaaaaaaagcaTCTATTATCACACAATATCCGATTTTGTTCTatctaaaacatgaaaacatagcTGCCAAAACGAATGCTGGGTTTTGTGCATGTGTTCCCACACTCAGCAAAATGACAGCTCAGGTGCCTTTATAATCTTATGACCTTCTAGAACTCTTTAATCAGCTTAAATTACAATGAGATCACAATAAATTGATTCTAATTTGTTTATTAGATTGTTTTCTTACATTATTTGTGCTTTCAGGTGCAAGGCACGAGCACAAACAGATGAATACACTTTTTTAGCCTTACCGAACACTCAAAGGTCTTTTAACTACAAGTCACACTTTAACTGTGTGCACTTGAGGCTCTTTATTTACCTCACATTTAGACCAATTTAGATCGCCATTTAACCCAACAAGTCTTTGGAGTGTGTGAGGAAGCCTTAGTCTCCAGAGAAAACCTGCTTCAATGGGTTTAACATGcaagctccacacagaaaagcccGACCAAGGATAAACACACCAGTCTTCTTGGTGTGAggcgacagtgctaaccactccACCACCATGCCACCAGTTCTGATTCTGTGACTTCTGTGTGTCCTCTGTTGCTTATGTGCACCACATATAATTTCTATGCCAGGTATTTCAAACATAAGGTTGGGGAGACCAGAGTCTCCAATCTGGATTTTGTTCAAATATTTGTCATATATTAAAATGGGGCGCATTAACCTGAACTATAAGGGTTAAGTGGATCGGtcttactgttgttgtttgttaattGTGTCTattgtatataaatatgatgCATTTGTTTCCCTGCTCAAAGAGGCCAGTTTAATTTGCCTTCCATATGTCCCACTCTGATATCTCATAAATGCTGTCAGATTGGGCACAAACATTCACTTTGACTCAAAGATGAGTGGAACTTGGTGGCGGAAGGTCAGCGTTACTCTGACCTCACAAAACAGCTTTGGACTTTACATGGAGACTTCATTTACCAACTAGACACAATTTCACAGAAATGTCTGATAGTGTAGAACGATGAAGATGTTACCATTTATATCAACCTGCTCTCATCTCAAGACATCGGATCCTGCCGTTTTGTCTGAagctgatgatgtcagagaaatgCAGTGGGTTCTGTTTGATAGGTCAAGACCTGCGAGGAAGTGGGAGTGACAGTGTTGCAGATCATCAGTGAGCCATTTCTTACCATCTGTTTAGGTTTGCTTTCACTTGCTGTTTATCTTAGCGTTGGAAATATACCCATTAAATCATAAACCCTGCACAGTGAAAaataatgcatgtgtgtgttcaaTGCACATCAAAAATAACACACCCactgcatttaaatgtttaataaagaagGGTTTCTGTGCATAAATTACAAGCTGGGAGTGACATTTGTCTCCTGATTGCTGTGGGTGGCGTCTTGGCACCAAGATCTAAGGACACCTTTGCGCTTGTCTCCATGTCGCTAGCGGCTTGTGACAAAACTAAAAAGGTCAAAAGTCAACTTCACTGTGGCTACATTTCAGATGTGGTAGGGTACTGAATAGGTGACGCTGATTGGTTAAAGATCTTCTGTGCTGCTGGGTTGAAGACGTATGCGAGCCAGCCCTTCTGTAGTATTGATGGCTCTCATGATTATAACTTAGTCGTCCAAAAATAAATGCACGTGACACGTTTCATTAAACTCAAAGTGTTAGCGCAAATACCACATGAGTCTAGGGCAGATGTGAGTGGTCGGTGGCTTACAACCAGGAGGTTAGTTACAAATGCAAAGTGCCTACCAGGATGTAACCAGGACATatgcttttagatgtttttcattagtttaaaaaaaagagagaaattctAGATGCCAGCTTTTAGTATTTGTTTG
Proteins encoded in this window:
- the shtn2 gene encoding shootin-1 isoform X3, with translation MWVQDEDEDTAAADSDEECAFSSEDEEDLQWHILEKQRDEANHRLSELEEASNQLLKEINVLEIQFQIERSCRESAEALALKVTKENKVLKRKSQMLMPLIAELPENLPDVTFDPAVNGDEVDGDEVDGDKVDGAGGSSSEEMLLLESQAKITELQASVDGLLAEKLKLEQQVEDLTSEQTQLREQLALEVAEKEAILRKLNKQSKTVNKLKRVSQLVTDEFTEMSQKLELEQGLRQHAEVLATQMILEQKAAQASETDLKMQVQLEQALQQISQLSTALCDIQLYYQDRLKQSQSAVEESSALSELQNLREQLEKSEEERKTLETQLSDANSLVARLQEEVKELQQTLNSDDKSDEPGEKAIPDFVPLSPLPPPPPPPPPPPTTVTNFKDFLKSRKKHGAKAADDLNKAAPLLDMKARAVDEMMERIKKGIVLRPMKRIQEDDSSWKDQKSDNRKSAILELKGMLDNMKRQHLRRVPSRRGTGRNVGEAELLMVLQRRRRAMGDNQEPPPSNQPQGQDLRGSGSDSVADHQ